The proteins below come from a single Megalops cyprinoides isolate fMegCyp1 chromosome 5, fMegCyp1.pri, whole genome shotgun sequence genomic window:
- the atp6v1g1 gene encoding V-type proton ATPase subunit G 1 yields MASQSQGIQQLLQAEKRAAEKVAEARKRKNRRLKQAKEEAQAEIEQYRLQREKEFKTKEAAALGSHGNSAVEVDKDTGDKMKLIHDSYQKNREVVLANLLKMVCDIKPEIHANYRVAG; encoded by the exons ATGGCGAGCCAGTCCCAGGGaatccagcagctgctgcaagCCGAAAAACGAGCTGCAGAAAAAGTAGCGGAAGCCCGGAAAC GTAAGAACCGTCGCCTGAAGCAGGCCAAGGAGGAGGCCCAGGCAGAGATCGAGCAGTACCGTCTGCAGCGGGAGAAGGAATTCAAGACCAAGGAGGCTGCG GCTCTTGGGTCCCATGGTAACTCGGCAGTGGAGGTGGACAAGGATACCGGGGACAAGATGAAGCTCATCCACGACAGCTACCAGAAGAACCGCGAGGTCGTCCTGGCCAATCTGCTGAAGATGGTGTGCGACATCAAGCCAGAGATCCATGCCAATTACCGTGTGGCTGGATAG
- the anapc2 gene encoding anaphase-promoting complex subunit 2 produces MNSGQSLAVPPELAAAWDAVTAALVSPASSGALSEESLSKALALLCRHNLGPWVEGWLLETMQVRLTSAVAPEFWAGLEQPENELEERDRARILLGAFRTLLARLEPFLGGLEQLGAWQDEGRGGLCGPGAPGLRERAFSVIRAILLFSPSAVLQERVLEFYSRTFAVHMSQEGEGGEGEGEGLPGPDGALCPGCAVPPQQCWCQEALEQLQELSHILSRLQLLERVSSEAVTSILHRLIEQRMERRCRGEYESSFLSDFQEWLERVLGWLSRVFVSETRAPCGTMAPDGADSGGAGHPGNAVLQRWRCHMHQFFCRIYVNMRIEELFSIIRDFPESKPAIEDLKFCLDRTSQRQQLLTSLKSAFETRLLHPGVHTSDIITVYISAIKALRELDPSMVILQVACQPIRKYLRTREDTVRQIVASLTGDAEGCSDLANELSRADPVTLETQDSEDEGSDPEEWTPDPTDALTDKTGSKRRSSDIISLLVSIYGSKEIFIDEYRTVLADRLLHQLNYNTAREIRNVELLKLRFGESHMHYCEVMLKDVADSRRINANIREEESRLPEEEQPPLLLSAMILSSEFWPPLKEEKMELPPLVSQAMEAYTHRYEKLKAMRTLSWKPHLGSVTLDIELGDRTLTNLSVSPIHAAIILHFQDKSCWSLEELSGVLGVPQEMVRRKLALWQQQGVLKEEAGGRYSVLETGASRERPERGVLLIDSDEEGDSNTTTQSEQREEKLQLFWAYIQAMLTNLETMTLERIHSMLRMFVATGPVVTEMDVNELQAFLQRKVRDHQLIVSAGVYRLPKSNH; encoded by the exons ATGAACTCCGGACAGTCGCTCGCAGTGCCGCCGGAACTGGCTGCTGCCTGGGACGCTGTAACTGCGGCGTTG GTGTCCCCGGCGTCCTCCGGGGCTCTGTCCGAGGAGTCCCTCTCGAAGGCGCTGGCCTTGCTGTGCCGTCACAACCTGGGCCCCTGGGTGGAGGGCTGGCTCCTGGAGACCATGCAGGTGCGGCTGACCTCGGCCGTGGCCCCTGAATTCTGGGCGGGGCTGGAGCAGCCCGAGaatgagctggaggagagggaccGGGCCAGGATCCTGCTCGGGGCCTTCCGCACCCTCCTGGCTCGACTCGAGCCTTTCCTAG GTGGGTTGGAGCAGCTGGGGGCCTGGCAGGATGAGGGCAGAGGGGGTCTGTGCGGCCCCGGGGCCCCCGGGCTCAGGGAGAGGGCTTTTTCCGTCATTCGCGCCATCCTGCTCTTCTCCCCGTCGGCCGTGCTTCAGGAGCGCGTGCTGGAGTTCTACAGCCGGACCTTCGCCGTGCACATGAGCCAGGAGGGGGAGggcggagagggggagggagaggggctcCCGGGGCCTGACGGGGCCCTCTGCCCAGGCTGCGCGGTCCCCCCGCAGCAGTGCTGGTGCCAGGAGGCCCTAGAGCAACTGCAGGAACTGAGCCACATACT ctccaggctgCAGCTCCTGGAGAGGGTGAGCTCGGAGGCGGTCACCTCCATCCTGCACAGGCTGATCGAGCAGAGGATGGAGCGCCGCTGCCGGGGGGAGTATGAGAGCTCCTTCCTCTCAGACTTCCAAGAG tggCTGGAGCGGGTGCTGGGCTGGCTGAGCCGGGTGTTTGTGAGCGAGACGAGGGCGCCGTGTGGCACCATGGCGCCCGATGGCGCGGACAGCGGGGGGGCGGGTCACCCGGGCAACGCGGTCCTCCAGCGCTGGCGGTGTCACATGCACCAGTTCTTCTGCAGGATCTACGTTAACATGCGGATCGAGGAGCTGTTCAGCATCATCCGCG ATTTCCCAGAATCAAAGCCTGCCATCGAGGATCTGAAATTCTGTCTGGACAGAACCAGTCAGAGGCAACAGCTTCTCACGTCCCTGAAGTCCGCCTTTGAGACACGCCTGCTGCACCCAG GGGTGCACACATCTGACATCATCACTGTCTACATCTCTGCCATCAAGGCCCTTCGTGAGCTGGACCCCTCCATGGTCATCCTGCAGGTGGCCTGTCAGCCCATTCGCAAGTACCTGAG GACGCGGGAGGACACCGTGCGGCAGATCGTCGCCAGCCTGACGGGGGACGCGGAGGGGTGCAGCGACCTGGCCAACGAGCTCTCCCGGGCTGACCCCGTAACCCTGGAGACGCAGGACAGCGAGGACGAGGGCAGCGACCCCGAGGAGTGGACCCCGGACCCCACAGATGCCCTCACAG acaaGACGGGCTCCAAGCGACgctcctctgacatcatcagcCTTCTTGTCAGTATATATGGCAGTAAGGAGATCTTCATCGATGAATACCGCACCGTCCTGGCGGACAGACTTCTGCACCAGCTCAACTACAACACGGCAAG GGAGATCCGCAATGTGGAGCTGCTAAAACTCAGATTTGGGGAGTCCCACATGCACTACTGTGAGGTCATGCTGAAG GACGTGGCTGACTCGCGGCGCATCAACGCCAACATCCGCGAGGAGGAGTCGCGGCTGCCGGAGGAGGAGCAGCCGCCCCTGCTGCTGTCGGCCATGATCCTCTCCTCCGAGTTCTGGCCCCcgctgaaggaggagaagatGGAGCTGCCCCCGCTGGTGTCCCAGGCCATGGAGGCCTACACGCACCGCTATGAGAAGCTGAAG GCCATGCGCACTCTGAGCTGGAAGCCTCACTTGGGCTCTGTGACCCTGGATATTGAGCTGGGGGATCGAACCCTGACGAACCTGTCCGTGTCCCCCATTCACGCCGCGATCATTCTGCACTTCCAGGACAAGA gctgcTGGTCTCTGGAGGAGCTGAGCGGGGTGCTAGGCGTTCCTCAGGAGATGGTGCGGCGGAAGCTGGCCCtgtggcagcagcagggggtgctgaaggaggaggcgggggggcgCTACTCTGTGCTGGAGACGGGGGCGTCGCGGGAGCGGCCGGAGAGGGGGGTGCTGCTGATCGACAGCGACGAGGAGGGCGACTCCAACACCACCACGCAGTcggagcagagggaggagaaactGCAG CTTTTCTGGGCCTACATCCAAGCCATGCTGACCAACCTGGAGACCATGACCCTGGAGCGCATCCACTCCATGCTGCGCATGTTCGTGGCCACGGGGCCCGTGGTGACCGAGATGGACGTCAACGAGCTGCAGGCCTTCCTGCAGAGGAAAGTGCGAGACCACCAGCTCATCGTGTCGGCCGGCGTCTACAGGCTGCCCAAGTCCAACCActga
- the ssna1 gene encoding Sjoegren syndrome nuclear autoantigen 1, with amino-acid sequence MTQQGAAMQTYNNELVKCLEELCSKREELNRQIQQEEEEKARLQQEIRVLTDKLSRINESLARRLAARADFDRTIAETEAAYMKILESSQTLLSVLKREAGNLSKAADL; translated from the exons ATGACCCAACAAGGAGCCGCGATGCAGACGTACAACAACGAGCTTGTAAAGT gtctGGAGGAGCTGTGCTCCAAGCGGGAGGAGCTGAACCGGCAGAtccagcaggaggaggaggagaaggcgcGGCTGCAGCAGGAAATTCGCGTCCTGACGGACAAGCTGAGCCGCATCAATGAGAGCCTGGCCCGCCGGCTGGCCGCCCGTGCCGACTTCGACCGCACCATCGCCGAGACGGAGGCGGCCTACATGAAG ATACTGGAGAGCTCACAGACCCTGCTGAGTGTGTTgaagagggaggcagggaaCCTCAGCAAGGCCGCAGACCTGTGA